A stretch of Malus sylvestris chromosome 11, drMalSylv7.2, whole genome shotgun sequence DNA encodes these proteins:
- the LOC126588208 gene encoding uncharacterized protein LOC126588208: protein MSNDPSTSSTAEDHQDTISSTTTTTTTPTITTSASSDHSSSLSKAQSTIQSLSTILPSLPPSLASSSNPSRSLLHDHHTASNISSLLRLPDSGAGDNNLCRWLYDTFQSSDNDLQLVVLRFLPIIAGVYLSRVSLRIPIAGFEAVLLALYAHETTTRASQAITVNVPDLSHPSLYHETKAPIKNNSTGLNLAVISPSLEPYGTVRSTRRARIVGVALELYYSKICEMPVQSKIEFCEFCRVWAGQDGEMYKEMTGSSSGSSSTNKRKEEGGKCEVQEDGNDENKEGGSGKAAVGVGMGRIPLPWELLQPVLRILGHCLLCPNQNKELIDKASKACTSLYARSMHDINPKAILATRSLLRLTNTAAKDDIFDPTEIPKSRVISI, encoded by the coding sequence atGTCGAACGATCCCTCCACCTCATCCACCGCAGAAGATCATCAAGACACCATCAGTTccaccacaaccaccaccaccaccccaaCAATTACCACTTCTGCCTCATCAGACCACTCATCATCCCTCTCCAAAGCCCAATCAACAATCCAGTCCCTCTCAACCATCCTcccctctctccctccttccCTCGCCTCCTCCTCCAACCCTTCCCGCTCCCTCCTCCATGACCACCACACCGCCTCCAACATCTCCTCCCTTCTCCGCCTACCCGACTCCGGTGCGGGCGACAACAACCTCTGCCGTTGGCTCTACGACACCTTCCAATCCTCCGATAACGACCTCCAACTTGTGGTCCTTCGCTTCCTTCCCATCATCGCTGGTGTCTACCTCTCCCGCGTGTCTCTTCGTATACCCATAGCCGGCTTTGAGGCTGTTCTGTTAGCCCTCTACGCCCACGAAACCACCACACGTGCCAGCCAGGCCATTACCGTCAACGTGCCTGACTTGTCTCACCCCAGCCTCTACCACGAAACAAAGGCACCCATTAAGAACAATTCGACAGGCCTAAACTTGGCAGTTATATCCCCCAGCTTGGAACCCTATGGCACAGTGAGGTCCACAAGGAGGGCCAGGATTGTTGGGGTTGCGCTGGAGTTGTACTACAGCAAGATATGTGAAATGCCGGTGCAGTCTAAAATCgaattttgtgagttttgtagGGTTTGGGCTGGTCAAGACGGCGAAATGTACAAGGAGATGACTGGTAGTAGTAGTGGTAGCAGCAGCACTAATAAACGTAAAGAAGAGGGTGGAAAGTGTGAAGTACAGGAGGATGGAAATGATGAGAATAAGGAAGGTGGTTCGGGAAAGGCTGCGGTGGGCGTGGGCATGGGGAGAATTCCACTGCCGTGGGAATTACTGCAACCGGTTTTGCGAATTTTGGGACACTGCCTTTTGTGTCCAAACCAAAACAAGGAGCTGATTGATAAGGCGAGCAAGGCTTGTACCAGTTTGTATGCGAGGTCTATGCATGATATCAATCCCAAGGCTATTTTGGCCACTAGGAGTCTGCTTAGGCTGACCAACACGGCGGCCAAAGATGATATTTTTGATCCAACTGAAATTCCTAAATCTCGAGTTATCAGTATCTAG
- the LOC126588207 gene encoding F-box/WD-40 repeat-containing protein At5g21040: MEFECQVTTEVSKNLCDSVDNSYRRKIESNQFNSSPESENFGISEQPLDSNTEKEKTSIQKSTPTKKPNSDICGSKQFFSSDVVLHSRRTITDLPPALLSEILNFLDPKELGIVSCVSAYLCKLASEHHVWKDFYCERWGTSTLPTPLGAGVSDETSWKEFFVEREFRSKTFMGRYSIDVMYGHTEAVRTVFLLVSAKLIFTAGYDQTVKMWKMEEGLLIASSRSLGCTMRAVAGDTKLLVAGGTDGFIQCWRAVEGFPHLFDIKGSQNQNTEFRLWDHEGPITSLALDLTRIYSGSWDMTVRVWDRFSLKCVKVLRHSDWVWELVPRDLTVASASGSDVYIWDTSSGGLMTIIHKAHVGNTYSLARNLTGDFLFTGGDDGAIHMYEITSHDLETNPVPVATWVPHSGRVYSLAFEFPWLVSASADGKLSLIDVRKLLRTKKRASDKSFSCVKHVVPSTVEPPQRMLHGFGKNLMSVDIGADRIVCGGEEGIVRIWNFTEALEIERRVCASRAIRLENRMRRRKLHLENISKTSRNDQCLVAAKKNQVTGDRSGWHSKRALSGKLKS, translated from the coding sequence ATGGAATTTGAATGCCAAGTGACTACTGAGGTTTCTAAGAATTTGTGTGACTCTGTAGACAATTCGTATCGACGGAAAATTGAATCGAATCAATTCAATTCTAGCCCAGAATCTGAAAACTTTGGCATTTCAGAACAACCATTAGATTCCAatactgaaaaggaaaaaacttCAATTCAAAAATCCACACCAACCAAGAAGCCAAACTCCGATATTTGTGGTtcgaaacaatttttttctagTGATGTCGTTCTTCATTCTCGTAGAACAATCACCGACCTTCCTCCAGCTTTGTTATCCGAAATTCTGAATTTCCTTGACCCAAAAGAGCTAGGCATAGTTTCGTGCGTATCAGCTTATCTCTGTAAGCTTGCGTCTGAGCACCATGTTTGGAAGGATTTTTATTGTGAGAGGTGGGGAACTTCAACTCTTCCAACACCTTTGGGAGCAGGAGTCTCTGATGAGACATCATGGAAGGAGTTTTTTGTTGAAAGGGAGTTTAGGAGTAAGACCTTTATGGGACGCTATAGCATTGACGTTATGTATGGCCATACTGAAGCTGTTCGAACAGTTTTCCTTTTGGTTTCCGCAAAGCTCATATTTACTGCTGGGTATGACCAAACGGTAAAAATGTGGAAGATGGAAGAAGGATTGTTGATTGCTTCTTCAAGATCTCTTGGTTGCACTATGCGGGCAGTTGCTGGAGATACAAAACTCCTGGTTGCTGGTGGTACTGATGGGTTTATCCAGTGTTGGAGGGCAGTGGAGGGCTTTCCACACTTGTTTGATATTAAGGGTTCTCAAAACCAGAATACCGAGTTTCGGCTATGGGACCATGAGGGGCCCATAACTTCTCTTGCTTTGGATCTGACTAGGATTTATAGTGGTTCCTGGGACATGACTGTTCGTGTATGGGATCGATTTTCACTAAAGTGTGTAAAGGTTTTGAGGCATAGTGATTGGGTGTGGGAACTTGTGCCTCGTGATCTTACAGTTGCTAGCGCATCGGGTTCAGATGTTTATATTTGGGATACTAGTAGCGGCGGACTGATGACCATTATTCATAAAGCTCATGTTGGTAACACCTACTCTTTGGCACGAAACCTCACAGGGGATTTTCTATTTACTGGAGGAGATGATGGTGCAATACACATGTATGAAATCACTAGTCATGATCTCGAGACTAATCCAGTACCTGTTGCCACATGGGTTCCTCACTCAGGCCGTGTCTATTCCCTTGCTTTTGAATTTCCATGGCTTGTTTCTGCTTCTGCTGATGGTAAACTTTCGCTAATTGATGTAAGAAAGCTTCTAAGGACTAAAAAGCGTGCTTCAGATAAGAGTTTCTCATGTGTTAAGCATGTGGTCCCAAGCACTGTGGAACCCCCACAGAGGATGTTACATGGTTTTGGGAAAAATCTTATGTCAGTGGACATTGGTGCTGATCGCATTGTATGTGGAGGTGAGGAAGGTATTGTTAGAATATGGAACTTCACAGAAGCTTTGGAGATTGAGCGGAGGGTTTGTGCTTCAAGAGCAATACGGTTGGAGAATAGGATGAGGCGGCGTAAGCTCCACTTAGAGAATATCAGCAAAACCAGTAGGAATGATCAATGTTTAGTTGCAGCCAAGAAGAATCAAGTCACCGGTGACAGGAGTGGTTGGCACAGTAAACGTGCATTGAGCGGCAAGCTGAAGTCGTAG